The following are encoded in a window of Algiphilus aromaticivorans DG1253 genomic DNA:
- a CDS encoding M1 family aminopeptidase, whose translation MATHRVGIVVFENAEVLDFCGPFEVFSVTRLDEDQRRTTASPFEVVLVAESTRPVRANGGMTVVPDYAFADCPRLDILLVPGGWGTRAQIANTHTRAASSSMPEGRAWPAAAALLLAVAGCSSDSDVGSDSEPPPARENWQRALLHTDLELDLATMTGRAVISVADGEAPGASWAVGGLDIHAVRGADGPLTYRVRDGRLDVGVPDTGAPVVVTIDYRFAAQEAFEGWMAGAGLSFLWPAFCSNLFPCRPAPAEGQTYTLAINGVAEGDTAVYPATIPAPAPAYMPAVAVGPFTELDLGTTQAGTRLKAWYPAAAASAAATGTAHLVAVMDFYEQTYGPYRYGDVAGSVSAAWEAGFGGMEHHPFWHVAADAMDEPEVHAHEAAHGWFGNGVRMACWEDFVLSEGTVSYMAARALGRQGVDIWPEYDCRLQRICHDEQRNTVARPDGCNAITLDEHPLWSQVPYMKGARFFREVAALVGAGPLDAALADFHQRHVGDAARMEELIAELQAAFPSEAMAIAELADGWLRQRACPAIPDRDCPAG comes from the coding sequence ATGGCGACACATCGGGTAGGCATCGTCGTCTTCGAGAACGCCGAGGTTCTGGATTTCTGCGGCCCCTTCGAGGTCTTTTCGGTGACGCGGCTGGACGAGGACCAGCGGCGCACGACGGCCTCGCCCTTCGAGGTGGTGCTGGTGGCCGAGAGCACACGTCCGGTGCGCGCCAACGGCGGCATGACGGTAGTGCCCGATTACGCATTCGCCGATTGCCCCCGGCTGGATATCCTCCTGGTTCCGGGAGGCTGGGGCACGCGCGCCCAGATCGCCAATACCCACACGCGCGCCGCATCGTCGTCGATGCCTGAGGGGCGCGCGTGGCCGGCAGCGGCGGCACTGCTGCTTGCCGTTGCCGGGTGCAGCAGCGACAGCGATGTCGGCAGCGACAGCGAGCCGCCGCCGGCGCGCGAGAACTGGCAGCGTGCGCTGCTGCACACCGATCTGGAACTCGACCTCGCGACGATGACCGGCCGGGCCGTGATATCGGTGGCTGACGGCGAGGCGCCGGGCGCCTCATGGGCGGTCGGGGGGCTCGACATCCATGCGGTGCGCGGCGCAGACGGCCCGCTGACCTATCGGGTGCGCGACGGGCGCCTCGACGTCGGCGTGCCGGATACCGGGGCGCCGGTGGTCGTGACGATCGACTATCGCTTCGCGGCCCAGGAGGCCTTCGAGGGCTGGATGGCGGGTGCTGGTCTCAGCTTCCTCTGGCCAGCGTTCTGCAGCAATCTCTTCCCCTGCAGGCCGGCGCCGGCCGAAGGGCAGACCTACACGCTCGCCATCAATGGCGTCGCCGAAGGCGACACCGCCGTGTACCCGGCGACGATTCCGGCCCCGGCGCCGGCCTATATGCCCGCTGTCGCCGTCGGGCCATTCACCGAACTGGATCTGGGCACGACGCAGGCCGGCACGCGGCTGAAGGCCTGGTACCCGGCGGCAGCCGCGAGCGCAGCGGCGACCGGCACGGCGCATCTGGTGGCGGTGATGGATTTCTACGAGCAGACCTACGGCCCATACCGCTACGGCGATGTGGCGGGTTCGGTAAGCGCGGCCTGGGAAGCGGGTTTCGGTGGCATGGAGCACCATCCCTTCTGGCACGTCGCCGCCGATGCGATGGATGAGCCGGAGGTGCACGCGCACGAAGCCGCGCACGGCTGGTTCGGCAATGGCGTACGCATGGCCTGCTGGGAGGACTTTGTGCTCTCCGAAGGCACGGTCAGCTATATGGCCGCCCGCGCGCTCGGCCGGCAGGGCGTGGATATTTGGCCCGAGTACGATTGCCGCCTGCAGCGTATCTGCCACGATGAGCAGCGCAATACCGTGGCCCGCCCCGATGGCTGCAATGCCATCACCCTTGATGAGCATCCGCTCTGGTCGCAGGTGCCCTACATGAAGGGTGCGCGCTTCTTCCGGGAGGTCGCGGCGCTGGTGGGTGCCGGGCCGCTGGATGCGGCCCTGGCCGATTTCCATCAGCGCCATGTCGGCGACGCGGCGCGCATGGAAGAGCTGATCGCGGAGTTGCAGGCCGCCTTCCCCAGCGAAGCCATGGCCATCGCCGAGCTCGCCGACGGCTGGCTGCGCCAGCGCGCTTGTCCCGCGATTCCGGACAGGGACTGCCCCGCCGGTTGA
- a CDS encoding MAPEG family protein, whose amino-acid sequence MTALTAVLLFATWTLLLALFYALPRVPRVLLGQQRADAWTRGNAPVDPPILIRAQHAHYNCLETLPVFAAVVLAAAVMGQEAALAGLAAWVLYLRVGQSVVHLIGTSFLLVLIRATLFIVQLLLILAMVWKLLA is encoded by the coding sequence ATGACCGCCTTGACCGCTGTTCTGCTGTTCGCCACCTGGACACTGCTGCTCGCACTGTTCTACGCCCTGCCGCGTGTGCCGCGTGTGCTGCTTGGCCAGCAGCGCGCCGACGCCTGGACCCGCGGCAATGCGCCGGTGGATCCGCCGATCCTGATCCGTGCGCAGCACGCGCACTACAACTGCCTGGAGACGCTGCCGGTCTTCGCCGCGGTGGTCCTCGCTGCGGCCGTGATGGGCCAGGAAGCAGCGCTGGCTGGTCTGGCCGCGTGGGTGCTCTATCTGCGCGTCGGCCAGAGTGTTGTGCACCTGATCGGCACTTCCTTCCTGCTGGTGCTGATCCGCGCGACGCTCTTCATCGTCCAGCTCCTGCTTATCCTCGCCATGGTCTGGAAGCTGCTGGCCTAG
- a CDS encoding FAD-dependent oxidoreductase, with protein sequence MSAPARIAIVGSGIAGLSAAWLLGREHEVTLFERHDAPGMSAFNVSVETAAGTQRVDVPLRVFKAGYYANLCALYRAAGVAMQASDHAAVFYRAGEDLPYFRYRNLHLGRWSLPLVGLRNVSGLAIAREVLRFQRQGRADLSAGRAAGLSLDGYLEAHPFSEAFVEGVLLPTFAAIATCGYADVRRYPAEAIIEFFTHGSLLSGIWRARFGADDAIARLLAPARAVRCHSEVVAIHSEPDGIRVRMADGSEQHFDHVVLAVQAHQARKLVADHDPKAAALLARILHAASEVVVHSASETIPGGVTPGSPVSYLVAEAHAAPMASIHLNAVVPALKTEPPLFQTWNPLREPRADAVLGRARFERPLVTLDSQAAVAELVALQSEGQRRLHYCGSYAMPGIPLLESAVRSAMAVAECLGTPAPWADSGPD encoded by the coding sequence GTGAGCGCGCCGGCACGCATCGCGATTGTCGGCAGCGGCATTGCCGGGCTCAGCGCTGCCTGGCTGCTCGGGCGCGAGCACGAGGTGACGCTGTTCGAGCGTCACGACGCGCCGGGGATGAGCGCCTTCAATGTCAGCGTGGAGACGGCGGCCGGCACGCAGCGCGTGGATGTGCCCTTGCGTGTCTTCAAGGCGGGCTACTACGCGAATCTTTGCGCCCTGTATCGCGCCGCCGGAGTTGCCATGCAGGCTTCGGATCATGCCGCAGTCTTCTACCGCGCCGGCGAGGACCTGCCCTATTTCCGCTACCGCAATCTGCATCTGGGGCGCTGGTCGCTGCCGCTGGTGGGGCTACGGAATGTTAGCGGGTTGGCGATCGCGCGCGAGGTGCTTCGCTTCCAGCGTCAGGGGCGCGCCGATCTCTCGGCGGGCAGGGCGGCAGGGCTCAGCCTTGACGGCTATCTGGAGGCGCATCCCTTCAGCGAAGCCTTCGTCGAAGGCGTGCTGCTGCCCACCTTCGCGGCCATCGCGACTTGCGGCTACGCCGATGTTCGCCGCTATCCAGCCGAAGCCATTATCGAATTCTTCACCCACGGTTCGCTGCTCAGCGGGATCTGGCGGGCGCGTTTCGGGGCGGATGACGCCATCGCGCGACTGCTGGCTCCCGCCCGGGCAGTGCGCTGCCACAGCGAAGTCGTGGCGATCCATTCGGAGCCGGACGGTATTCGCGTGCGGATGGCCGACGGCAGCGAGCAGCATTTCGACCACGTCGTGCTCGCCGTTCAGGCCCATCAAGCGCGAAAGCTGGTGGCCGACCACGACCCGAAGGCCGCGGCGCTGCTGGCACGCATTCTCCACGCCGCCAGCGAAGTCGTCGTGCATTCCGCGTCGGAGACGATTCCGGGCGGGGTCACGCCCGGCTCGCCGGTGAGCTATCTGGTGGCGGAGGCGCACGCGGCGCCCATGGCGAGCATCCATCTCAACGCCGTCGTTCCGGCACTGAAGACTGAGCCGCCGCTGTTCCAGACATGGAACCCATTGCGCGAGCCGCGCGCCGACGCGGTGCTGGGCCGTGCTCGCTTCGAGCGGCCGCTGGTCACCCTCGATAGCCAGGCCGCGGTCGCGGAGCTGGTCGCACTGCAGTCCGAAGGGCAGCGGCGGCTGCATTACTGCGGCTCCTACGCCATGCCCGGCATTCCCCTGCTGGAGAGCGCCGTGCGTTCGGCGATGGCGGTTGCCGAGTGTCTGGGTACGCCCGCGCCGTGGGCGGACTCCGGCCCGGACTGA
- a CDS encoding GFA family protein produces MKGACLCGAVTVTVPDNTQISACHCGMCRRWGGGPLLVVHCGSNVQVAGADAVTTFASSDWAERAFCSRCGTHLYYRFVPADEYALSAGLFQDGPELMLEEEIYIDSKPSGYAFAGDAQKLTEAQVMAKYAPD; encoded by the coding sequence ATGAAGGGAGCATGTCTTTGTGGTGCCGTGACGGTCACGGTTCCGGACAACACCCAGATCAGCGCCTGTCATTGCGGCATGTGCCGCCGCTGGGGTGGTGGCCCGCTGCTGGTGGTGCACTGTGGATCCAATGTGCAGGTCGCGGGCGCCGATGCGGTCACGACTTTCGCATCCTCTGATTGGGCCGAGCGCGCCTTCTGCTCTCGCTGCGGCACGCATCTCTACTACCGGTTCGTGCCGGCCGACGAATACGCGCTGTCCGCCGGCCTGTTCCAGGACGGGCCGGAGCTGATGCTCGAGGAGGAGATCTACATCGACAGCAAGCCTTCCGGGTACGCATTCGCTGGCGACGCCCAGAAGCTGACCGAAGCGCAGGTGATGGCGAAGTACGCGCCGGATTGA
- a CDS encoding SDR family NAD(P)-dependent oxidoreductase — protein sequence MRIDLSGCTALVTGSTGGIGFAVATGLACAGATVVINGRQQARVAAAVERLRSAVPDASVRGVAADVGTAQGCDALLAAEPSVDILINNAGVFGPQDFFETPDSEWQRFLEVNVLSGVRLSRAYAPGMVERGWGRVIFISSESALNIPADMIHYGVTKTANLAVSRGLAKRLAGTGVTVNAVLPGPTLSEGVQAMLEGQVDGRSIEAVATDFVRSERPSSIIGRAASVEEVANMVVYVASPQASASTGAALRVDGGVVDTIA from the coding sequence ATGCGCATCGATCTCAGCGGTTGCACGGCCCTCGTCACCGGATCCACCGGCGGTATCGGCTTCGCTGTCGCGACCGGCCTTGCGTGCGCAGGGGCGACTGTCGTCATCAACGGGCGGCAGCAGGCGCGCGTTGCGGCTGCGGTCGAGCGACTGCGGTCCGCGGTGCCGGATGCGAGCGTGCGCGGTGTCGCTGCAGACGTCGGCACCGCGCAGGGTTGTGACGCACTGCTCGCCGCCGAGCCTTCCGTGGACATCCTGATCAACAATGCCGGTGTCTTCGGCCCGCAGGACTTCTTCGAGACGCCGGACAGCGAGTGGCAGCGCTTCCTCGAAGTCAATGTGCTCTCCGGCGTGCGCCTGTCTCGCGCCTACGCGCCGGGCATGGTTGAGCGCGGTTGGGGCCGCGTGATCTTCATTTCCTCGGAGTCGGCGCTCAACATCCCGGCGGACATGATCCACTACGGCGTCACCAAGACCGCCAATCTCGCAGTGTCGCGCGGTCTGGCCAAGCGGTTGGCCGGCACGGGCGTGACCGTCAACGCCGTGCTGCCAGGCCCCACCCTTTCCGAGGGCGTGCAGGCGATGCTGGAGGGGCAGGTCGACGGGCGTTCGATCGAGGCCGTCGCCACCGACTTCGTCCGCAGCGAGCGCCCGAGCTCGATTATCGGGCGCGCCGCCAGTGTCGAGGAGGTTGCCAACATGGTGGTCTACGTTGCCTCGCCGCAGGCATCGGCCAGTACCGGAGCGGCACTGCGCGTGGACGGTGGTGTTGTCGATACGATCGCCTGA
- a CDS encoding mechanosensitive ion channel family protein, whose product MLQQLLDFAAHERAVQVMQAVVLVLVGLLLARLARALPSRLLGHRLHQHQLMLLRRTVFYGILGIFLATALHQLGFKLAVLFGALGIFSIALGFASQTSASNLISGLFLLGERSFSIGDIIKVNDTTGEVLSVDLLSVKLRTFDNLFVRIPNETLIKSEVTTLTRFPIRRFDMQLGVAYHEDIAHVHDVLKRTAESNPLCLDEPEPLFIFTGFGDSAMTLQFSVWALRENFLEMRTAIFADIKHAFDAAGIEIPFPHRSLYAGSQTAPMPVRIVPEDAPPGTDNHRA is encoded by the coding sequence GTGCTGCAGCAGCTACTCGATTTCGCCGCCCATGAACGCGCCGTGCAAGTCATGCAAGCCGTGGTGCTCGTCCTGGTCGGGCTTCTGCTGGCGCGCCTGGCGCGGGCGCTGCCATCCCGCCTGCTGGGTCACCGCCTGCACCAACACCAGCTCATGCTGCTTCGCCGCACGGTCTTCTACGGCATCCTCGGCATCTTCCTTGCCACCGCGCTCCATCAACTGGGCTTCAAGCTCGCGGTGCTCTTCGGCGCGCTCGGCATCTTCTCCATCGCGCTCGGCTTCGCTTCGCAGACCTCGGCATCGAACCTCATTAGTGGTCTTTTCCTGCTCGGCGAGCGCTCCTTCTCGATCGGCGACATCATCAAGGTCAACGACACCACCGGCGAGGTGCTGTCAGTGGACTTGCTGTCAGTGAAGCTGCGCACCTTCGACAACCTCTTCGTGCGCATCCCGAACGAGACACTGATCAAGAGCGAGGTCACCACCCTGACGCGCTTTCCCATCCGGCGTTTCGACATGCAGCTGGGCGTGGCCTATCACGAGGACATCGCGCACGTTCACGATGTGCTCAAGCGCACCGCCGAATCCAACCCGCTGTGCCTGGACGAGCCGGAGCCGCTGTTCATCTTCACCGGCTTCGGCGACTCGGCGATGACCCTCCAGTTCTCGGTATGGGCGCTGCGCGAGAACTTCCTGGAAATGCGCACGGCCATCTTCGCGGACATAAAGCACGCCTTCGACGCCGCCGGTATTGAGATTCCCTTCCCGCATCGCTCGCTCTACGCCGGCTCACAGACAGCGCCGATGCCGGTTCGCATCGTGCCGGAGGATGCGCCCCCCGGGACCGACAACCACCGCGCATAG
- a CDS encoding LysR family transcriptional regulator, translating to MADSPPPLSRSGALPLLDAAVLRSFVAIAESGSFSRAAERVHRTPAALSMQIKRLEEVLDNTLFVRDARHVRLTPAGETLLSYGRRLLKLNEEAVSHFLAPALEGTVRIGTPDDVGTRILPRLLTHFARAYPAVEVDVIGGRSRDLIRRLDAGELDLALVTLGNTDMESARREIVHTEPLVWAGREGGVASQSTPLPVSLASHGCAWRAMALTALDAADISYRVAYTSEHCAGQEAALLADLAVAPFPASLVHAPLQTLGPEHGLPPLGDYHIGLIRRPTLNRVGEVLAQEVVGSFRELAQRRD from the coding sequence ATGGCCGATTCACCCCCACCACTGTCGCGATCCGGTGCGCTTCCACTGCTCGACGCCGCCGTGCTGCGCAGCTTCGTCGCCATCGCCGAGAGCGGCAGCTTCAGTCGGGCAGCGGAACGGGTGCACCGCACGCCCGCGGCGCTGAGCATGCAGATCAAGCGTCTGGAAGAAGTGCTGGACAACACGCTCTTCGTGCGCGACGCGCGCCACGTGCGCCTGACGCCCGCCGGAGAAACGCTGCTGAGCTACGGGCGCCGCCTGCTCAAGCTCAACGAGGAAGCGGTCTCGCATTTCCTGGCGCCGGCGCTGGAAGGCACGGTGCGCATCGGTACGCCGGATGACGTCGGCACGCGCATCCTGCCGCGCCTGCTCACGCACTTCGCGCGCGCCTATCCAGCCGTGGAGGTGGACGTCATCGGCGGCCGCAGTCGCGACCTCATCCGGCGCCTCGATGCCGGCGAGCTGGATCTGGCGCTGGTGACCCTCGGCAACACCGACATGGAATCCGCACGGCGTGAGATCGTACACACCGAGCCCCTGGTCTGGGCCGGCCGCGAGGGCGGCGTCGCTTCGCAGTCCACGCCGCTACCGGTGTCGCTGGCCAGCCATGGCTGCGCCTGGCGCGCCATGGCGCTGACAGCACTGGATGCCGCCGACATCAGCTACCGCGTCGCCTATACCAGCGAGCACTGCGCGGGGCAGGAAGCGGCGCTGCTGGCCGATCTCGCCGTCGCCCCCTTTCCCGCCAGCCTGGTGCACGCCCCGTTGCAGACGCTCGGCCCGGAGCACGGCCTGCCACCGCTGGGCGATTACCACATCGGGCTGATCCGCCGCCCCACCTTGAACCGGGTGGGCGAAGTGCTGGCGCAGGAGGTCGTGGGCAGCTTCCGCGAGCTGGCACAGCGCCGCGACTGA
- a CDS encoding LysR family transcriptional regulator, with the protein MSDHLSELRSFAAILDTGSIAGAARRLGVSAAVVSRRLARLERRLGTRLIQRTTRSLTPTDAGAAFHVRCARILAELTDAEDEAASGSRTVSGTLRVTSTVAFARRLAPLLKEFQNEHPALHVQLHASDAVMPLVEGGFDLAVRFGALSDSSLIARPLAANRRVICATPEYLARRGWPRSPADLSAHDCVRMGDPPQSHWRFADGTSIPVSGPLASSDGDIAHQWALQGAGLVLKSIWDVHEDVAAGRLEVVLPEHPLPASPVHAVYPHRRFSPAKLRLCIAHIGDALIRRATVMGLPAAAR; encoded by the coding sequence GTGAGCGACCATCTCAGCGAGTTGCGCAGCTTTGCGGCAATCCTCGATACGGGCAGCATCGCCGGGGCCGCACGCCGACTCGGCGTATCGGCCGCGGTGGTCAGTCGCAGACTCGCCCGGCTGGAACGGCGCCTGGGCACGCGCCTGATCCAGCGCACCACGCGTAGCCTGACGCCCACCGATGCGGGTGCCGCCTTCCACGTACGCTGCGCTCGCATCCTGGCGGAGTTGACCGATGCCGAAGACGAAGCCGCCAGCGGCAGCAGGACCGTCTCCGGCACGCTGCGTGTGACCTCCACCGTCGCCTTCGCGCGTAGGCTGGCACCGCTGCTGAAAGAGTTCCAGAACGAACACCCGGCCCTGCATGTGCAGCTGCACGCCAGCGATGCCGTCATGCCGCTGGTGGAGGGTGGCTTCGACCTCGCGGTGCGATTCGGCGCGCTGTCCGACTCCTCGCTGATCGCGCGCCCGCTGGCCGCCAACCGGCGCGTGATCTGCGCAACGCCCGAGTACCTGGCACGCAGAGGATGGCCGCGCTCGCCGGCCGATCTGTCCGCCCACGATTGCGTGCGCATGGGCGACCCGCCGCAGTCGCACTGGCGTTTCGCCGATGGCACGAGCATTCCGGTGTCGGGGCCGCTGGCGAGTTCCGACGGCGATATCGCACATCAGTGGGCGTTGCAGGGTGCCGGACTGGTGCTCAAGTCGATCTGGGACGTGCACGAGGATGTCGCCGCCGGGCGCCTCGAGGTCGTCCTACCCGAGCACCCGCTGCCGGCCTCTCCCGTCCACGCCGTCTATCCGCACCGGCGCTTCTCGCCAGCCAAGCTGCGGCTTTGCATCGCGCATATCGGTGATGCGCTCATCCGCCGCGCCACGGTTATGGGGCTCCCGGCTGCGGCACGCTGA